In Anaerolineales bacterium, one DNA window encodes the following:
- a CDS encoding CBS domain-containing protein: MSEQKLVRDLMTVGVPTCKWDSPIMDIARFLLEKNVEAMCVLDAEGHGVGVVGSDELVWAYAREGYETLTAEDIMSEGVPELPPDISLPVAAQMMKDRDIRVAYMLHNAAGIIYPAAYISYQHILRHMAARDESELKDLGIAAARKSPIEIFIEKRDEARRKAGL, translated from the coding sequence ATGAGTGAGCAAAAACTCGTCCGTGACCTGATGACCGTCGGCGTGCCGACCTGCAAGTGGGACTCTCCCATCATGGACATCGCGCGCTTCCTGCTGGAGAAGAATGTGGAGGCGATGTGCGTGCTGGATGCGGAGGGTCACGGCGTCGGCGTGGTTGGAAGCGATGAACTGGTCTGGGCGTATGCACGGGAAGGCTACGAAACCCTGACCGCCGAGGACATCATGAGCGAAGGTGTCCCCGAACTGCCACCAGATATTTCTCTGCCTGTGGCGGCACAGATGATGAAAGACAGGGACATCCGTGTCGCGTACATGTTGCACAACGCAGCGGGAATTATTTATCCAGCGGCTTATATTTCTTATCAGCATATTTTGCGTCACATGGCCGCGAGGGATGAATCGGAATTGAAGGATTTGGGGATTGCGGCGGCAAGAAAATCGCCGATCGAGATTTTCATTGAAAAGCGGGATGAAGCCCGACGAAAAGCAGGCTTGTAG
- the acsB gene encoding acetyl-CoA decarbonylase/synthase complex subunit alpha/beta, translating to MSKYIATRAMRGANGLVTEAELMLNRAVHEKGAGTPVSFPNTAYYLPTILGMTGMTIEKLGDLKPVMNYARDLLHPIPAFSKWTPYLGETLDSGMATLLAAETIEAVRFAYGLQPEPMPGFKLAGGTSFTSPENGGENLDGHLNGPIDDIQLRSWGIQLVDGRMPGFAAIVGCAKSNEVAVKIVRELQRRNILTFLCGNVNGRSIIHQLQEEGVELGYNTFTVPFGTDTISAIYALGFATRSALTFGGLKPGQSREILLYNKERVFAFVLALGEVDDLKYAAAAGAINFGFPVIADTVIPEILPTGVTTYEHVVSMPFNQIEGRDDLERAEQLVQKCIEVRGVKVKVSNVDVPVPYGSAFEGEVVRKADLRVEFGGKHSRAFEYLHMAKLDEVTDGKIEVIGPDFSQVPAQGSTDLGILIKVAGRQMQQDFEPVLERQVHYFVNGASGIQHVGQRDIAWIRISNAAADKGFSLESFGKILHARFHEDFGAIVDKVQVTIVTDPTLHAEWLEKARAAYDFRNKRLADLTDNKVEEFYSCTLCQSFAPNHVCVVSPERLGLCGAYNWLDCKASFSINPTGPNQPIKLGKLVDENKGYWEGTNDYAKIGSHGVVQEVSMYSIMENPMTACGCFECIVMLIPEANGVMVVSREDTSMTPAGMTFSTLAGIAGGGMQTPGVMGVGKFYLISPKFISADGGFKRVIWMSSVLKDTMSDEFKAVCEREGDPDLLDKIADERNVTSVDELLAWLEAHNHPAMAMEPMF from the coding sequence ATGTCAAAATACATTGCTACTCGTGCGATGCGCGGCGCGAACGGGCTGGTCACAGAAGCCGAGTTGATGCTCAACAGGGCAGTCCATGAGAAAGGCGCAGGTACGCCCGTTTCATTCCCCAACACGGCATATTACCTTCCGACCATCCTCGGCATGACGGGAATGACCATTGAAAAACTTGGCGATCTCAAGCCTGTCATGAACTATGCACGCGATTTGCTCCACCCGATCCCTGCATTCTCAAAATGGACTCCCTATCTCGGCGAGACTTTGGACTCAGGAATGGCAACGCTTCTTGCCGCCGAGACGATTGAAGCGGTGCGCTTCGCGTATGGGCTTCAACCTGAGCCGATGCCTGGATTCAAACTCGCGGGCGGCACGTCCTTTACCAGCCCAGAAAATGGCGGCGAGAATCTGGATGGACACTTGAACGGTCCGATTGACGACATCCAACTCCGCTCGTGGGGCATTCAACTGGTGGATGGGCGCATGCCGGGCTTTGCCGCGATCGTCGGTTGTGCAAAGTCGAATGAAGTCGCGGTCAAGATCGTACGTGAGTTACAACGCCGCAACATCCTGACGTTCCTTTGCGGCAACGTGAATGGACGCAGTATCATTCATCAACTGCAAGAAGAAGGCGTGGAACTTGGCTACAATACGTTTACCGTTCCCTTTGGTACGGACACCATCAGCGCCATCTACGCGCTGGGATTTGCCACCCGCTCCGCCCTGACCTTTGGCGGACTCAAGCCAGGTCAATCGCGCGAGATCCTGCTCTACAACAAGGAGCGCGTCTTCGCCTTCGTGCTTGCGCTCGGCGAAGTGGACGATCTGAAATACGCCGCCGCGGCAGGCGCGATCAACTTCGGATTCCCCGTCATTGCAGATACGGTCATCCCCGAGATTTTGCCGACAGGCGTCACCACCTACGAGCATGTCGTTTCCATGCCGTTCAACCAGATCGAAGGCAGGGACGATCTCGAGCGCGCCGAACAACTCGTTCAAAAGTGCATCGAGGTGCGCGGCGTGAAAGTCAAAGTCTCGAACGTGGATGTGCCTGTTCCCTACGGCTCCGCCTTTGAAGGGGAAGTCGTCCGCAAGGCAGATCTGCGCGTCGAATTCGGCGGCAAGCACTCGCGCGCCTTTGAATACCTGCACATGGCGAAACTGGATGAAGTCACCGACGGCAAGATCGAAGTCATCGGTCCCGATTTCTCGCAAGTTCCTGCGCAAGGCTCCACGGACCTGGGCATCCTCATCAAGGTCGCCGGGCGGCAGATGCAGCAGGATTTCGAACCTGTGCTCGAGCGACAGGTTCACTACTTCGTCAACGGCGCAAGCGGGATCCAGCATGTCGGTCAACGCGACATTGCCTGGATCCGCATCTCGAATGCCGCGGCAGATAAAGGGTTCAGTCTTGAATCGTTCGGCAAGATCCTGCATGCAAGATTCCACGAAGACTTCGGCGCCATCGTGGATAAGGTACAAGTGACCATCGTCACCGACCCAACGCTCCATGCCGAATGGCTGGAGAAGGCGCGCGCTGCATACGACTTCCGCAACAAGCGCCTTGCCGACCTGACCGACAACAAAGTGGAGGAGTTCTACTCCTGCACGTTATGCCAATCCTTCGCGCCGAACCATGTCTGTGTGGTCTCACCTGAAAGACTGGGTCTGTGCGGCGCGTACAACTGGCTGGACTGCAAAGCATCGTTCAGCATCAATCCGACGGGACCGAACCAGCCGATCAAACTGGGCAAACTGGTTGACGAAAATAAAGGCTATTGGGAAGGCACGAACGATTACGCCAAGATTGGTTCGCATGGTGTGGTGCAGGAGGTCTCGATGTATTCCATCATGGAGAACCCGATGACGGCGTGCGGTTGTTTCGAGTGCATCGTGATGCTCATCCCCGAAGCCAACGGCGTTATGGTGGTCTCGCGCGAAGATACCTCCATGACCCCCGCAGGCATGACCTTCTCCACGCTGGCGGGCATCGCGGGCGGCGGAATGCAAACTCCGGGTGTGATGGGCGTCGGTAAGTTCTATCTCATCAGCCCCAAGTTCATCTCCGCGGACGGCGGGTTCAAACGGGTGATATGGATGTCCTCTGTATTGAAAGATACCATGTCCGATGAGTTCAAAGCCGTCTGCGAACGCGAGGGCGACCCTGATCTGCTGGACAAGATCGCAGACGAGAGAAATGTCACTTCGGTGGATGAGCTATTGGCGTGGCTGGAGGCGCACAACCATCCCGCCATGGCAATGGAGCCGATGTTTTAG
- the acsC gene encoding acetyl-CoA decarbonylase/synthase complex subunit gamma, which translates to MALSGIQIYKMLPQTNCKECGFPTCLAFAMKLAAKQVELGTCPYVSEESKKQLAESAAPPIRLITLKSNGTEVRAGNEVVLFRHEKTFFNKPGLFLRVKASDPGIAKKVATADTYKVNYVGMDLTIDGYAIEADGDLPAAVKAVREVTKRPLILVGGDASLLDSSLSLLAGEGTLIYAADSSNCEALADVAKKHKASLVVKAETLEALSDLTQKVQAQGVEDMVLDLGGKNLGEWLKLSTQARRLALKNFRPLGYPTIFFAAQNGTDKEAVYAAQAIAKYAGFVVIDTFAPEMIYPLLVLRENIYTDPQKPIQVQPGVYEINSPKPESPVLVTTNFSITYFAVANEVEGSGLPAWLVVTDAEGMSVLTAWAAGKFDAERIAKAIKGFDVASKVSKKRLVLPGHVAVLSGEVEEELPDWEVRVGPREAVDLPAFMKQALN; encoded by the coding sequence ATGGCGCTCTCAGGAATTCAAATCTACAAAATGCTCCCGCAGACCAACTGCAAGGAATGCGGCTTTCCCACCTGTCTTGCGTTCGCGATGAAACTCGCGGCAAAGCAGGTTGAACTCGGCACATGTCCCTACGTCAGCGAAGAATCGAAAAAACAACTGGCTGAATCCGCCGCGCCGCCCATCCGCCTCATCACGCTGAAGTCAAACGGCACCGAGGTCAGGGCCGGCAACGAAGTCGTGCTGTTCCGTCACGAAAAGACGTTTTTCAACAAGCCCGGCCTTTTTCTGCGCGTTAAAGCCAGCGACCCCGGCATCGCTAAAAAAGTTGCGACCGCCGATACCTATAAAGTCAATTACGTTGGCATGGATTTAACGATCGACGGCTATGCCATCGAAGCGGATGGGGATTTACCTGCGGCTGTCAAGGCTGTTCGGGAAGTGACAAAACGTCCGCTCATCCTGGTTGGAGGTGACGCATCGCTTCTGGACTCAAGCCTCAGCCTGCTCGCTGGCGAAGGGACATTGATCTACGCCGCAGATTCATCCAACTGCGAAGCCCTGGCAGATGTTGCAAAGAAACACAAAGCCTCACTCGTCGTCAAAGCGGAAACACTCGAGGCCCTTTCCGACTTGACTCAAAAAGTCCAGGCACAGGGCGTGGAGGACATGGTGCTCGACCTCGGCGGGAAGAATCTCGGCGAATGGCTGAAACTTTCCACCCAAGCCCGGCGCTTGGCGCTCAAGAACTTCCGCCCACTGGGGTATCCCACCATTTTCTTCGCCGCGCAAAACGGCACAGACAAGGAAGCCGTCTATGCCGCGCAAGCCATCGCGAAGTATGCGGGCTTTGTCGTTATCGACACCTTCGCGCCTGAGATGATCTATCCCTTGCTGGTCCTGCGCGAGAACATCTACACCGACCCGCAGAAACCAATCCAGGTCCAGCCTGGCGTGTACGAGATCAACTCGCCGAAACCCGAAAGCCCGGTACTCGTTACCACCAACTTCAGCATCACGTACTTTGCGGTTGCGAATGAGGTGGAAGGTTCGGGTCTGCCTGCCTGGCTGGTCGTCACCGACGCGGAAGGCATGTCCGTGTTGACCGCCTGGGCGGCGGGCAAGTTCGATGCGGAGCGAATCGCCAAAGCCATCAAGGGCTTCGACGTGGCAAGCAAGGTCAGCAAAAAACGACTCGTTTTGCCTGGCCATGTCGCGGTGCTTTCCGGCGAAGTGGAGGAGGAACTTCCGGATTGGGAGGTCCGCGTCGGTCCGCGCGAGGCGGTGGATCTGCCCGCGTTTATGAAGCAGGCACTCAATTAA
- a CDS encoding acetyl-CoA decarbonylase/synthase complex subunit delta, which yields MPIEIPKDKWPGNIRAITIGATSADGGTRAKAVTVGGGTTMPYLQFEAPTPNKPVIAIEIKSRKPEDWSPLLAEFWGEALADPAQWAKKAEETGADLIVLALTVEDGPDDAVKAVKSVLGATGLPLIVWGPGQAEKDNELLVPVSEATKGERLVLGICEDKNYRTIVATAMANGHLVQARAPMDVNLSKQLNILISDMGMPKDRIIMDPTTGALGYGIEYGYSVMERLRLAALQGDAMTQFPMLVTPGFEAWKTKEAKVGEGVPEAWGDWKARAIHWETLTAMSLVESGADIVVLRHPESVKRVKEAIEELMVAA from the coding sequence ATGCCAATCGAAATCCCAAAAGATAAATGGCCTGGAAACATCAGGGCGATCACCATCGGCGCAACCAGCGCGGACGGCGGCACGCGCGCGAAAGCCGTTACGGTCGGCGGCGGGACGACGATGCCGTATCTGCAATTCGAAGCACCGACACCGAACAAGCCTGTCATTGCCATCGAGATCAAATCGCGCAAACCCGAAGACTGGTCGCCGCTGCTGGCGGAGTTCTGGGGCGAAGCGCTGGCGGATCCCGCTCAATGGGCGAAAAAGGCTGAAGAGACAGGAGCAGACCTCATCGTCCTGGCATTGACCGTCGAAGATGGTCCCGATGACGCGGTGAAAGCCGTCAAATCCGTCCTGGGCGCGACGGGACTCCCGCTTATCGTCTGGGGTCCAGGACAGGCAGAAAAAGACAACGAACTGCTCGTGCCTGTCTCCGAGGCGACGAAGGGCGAGCGGCTTGTACTCGGCATTTGCGAAGACAAGAACTATCGCACGATCGTCGCGACTGCCATGGCGAACGGACATCTTGTGCAGGCGCGCGCGCCGATGGATGTAAATCTGTCAAAGCAGTTGAATATTCTCATCAGCGATATGGGCATGCCGAAGGATCGCATCATCATGGACCCGACCACAGGCGCACTCGGTTATGGAATTGAGTATGGCTACTCGGTGATGGAGCGCCTGCGACTCGCCGCACTACAAGGCGATGCGATGACGCAGTTCCCGATGCTCGTCACGCCAGGCTTCGAAGCGTGGAAGACGAAGGAGGCAAAGGTCGGTGAAGGTGTGCCCGAAGCGTGGGGCGATTGGAAGGCCCGCGCGATCCATTGGGAAACGCTGACCGCCATGTCATTGGTTGAGTCGGGCGCGGATATCGTTGTGCTTCGCCACCCTGAATCGGTGAAGCGTGTCAAAGAAGCCATCGAAGAATTAATGGTTGCGGCATAG
- a CDS encoding ASKHA domain-containing protein, whose translation MKHVITFTGENINATVKVPTNTLLAEAAHIAGIDIGQPCGGQGRCGRCAVQVTQGGVRRRSTLRLSDADIARGYALACQSVVEGDVVIHVPPQEKIERRLTTDRVVAEVTVPEGYDYLQVQTIRRIHLELTPPSMDDQTDDWSRLQTALRLQYTFMQVSCSLNLLQNLGRVLRAGNWKVTVVLDVFNVIQGGEIDQAVRLIDLQPGHLDEYSPLWGTAIDIGTTTITAWLVDLVSGQVRAQVAEYNGQIARGEDVISRIIYADKSGGGQELRQRVLESMKSLLETACKRVKTKPESIVKATIAGNSTMMHLLLGISAGSIRVSPFITVVNHPPVMTAREVGLNIHPDASVDCLPGVASYVGADITAGVLSSGMDTAEDTTLFLDVGTNGEIVLGDRDWLVTCACSAGPAFEGAGVVNGMRATQGAIEEVWINSETLEPTYRVIGAGRPKGICGSGLISLLSEAFLTGILDKAGNVNLMANSSRVREGTHGGEYVVAWSKESEAGEDIVLSRVDVDNLLRAKASIYAGFSVLAETVGISLEAVSKVLVGGSFGKYINVEKAVQIGLLPDMDWSRFEFLGNTSVKGAYYALLDWHRRERITEIAKRMTYIELSADNSFYEAFTSALFLPHTDMDRFPSVKAALQKN comes from the coding sequence ATGAAACACGTCATCACCTTTACCGGCGAAAATATCAACGCCACAGTCAAAGTTCCGACAAATACATTGTTGGCAGAGGCCGCGCATATTGCCGGCATTGACATCGGTCAGCCGTGCGGCGGGCAGGGACGCTGTGGGCGTTGTGCGGTGCAGGTGACGCAGGGTGGTGTCCGTCGCAGGAGCACCCTTCGACTTTCAGATGCAGATATTGCCCGGGGCTATGCACTTGCCTGTCAATCCGTTGTTGAAGGTGATGTTGTAATTCATGTCCCGCCGCAGGAGAAGATCGAGCGGCGTCTCACCACCGACCGCGTCGTTGCGGAAGTCACAGTTCCAGAAGGATACGATTATCTACAAGTCCAAACCATTCGCCGCATTCACCTGGAATTGACCCCGCCCAGCATGGACGACCAGACGGATGATTGGTCGCGCCTGCAAACTGCCCTGCGCCTCCAATATACCTTTATGCAGGTATCCTGTTCCCTGAACCTGCTCCAAAATCTGGGCAGGGTCCTTCGCGCAGGCAATTGGAAAGTGACCGTTGTTTTGGATGTGTTCAATGTGATCCAGGGCGGTGAAATTGACCAGGCTGTAAGGCTGATTGACCTGCAGCCCGGCCACCTGGACGAGTATTCGCCGTTGTGGGGGACCGCCATTGATATCGGCACAACAACCATAACAGCCTGGCTTGTTGATTTGGTCAGCGGGCAGGTCAGGGCACAGGTTGCAGAGTACAACGGTCAGATTGCGCGCGGGGAAGATGTGATCTCACGCATTATTTATGCCGACAAGAGCGGCGGTGGACAGGAACTCCGTCAGCGCGTGCTCGAATCCATGAAATCACTGCTTGAAACAGCATGTAAGCGAGTGAAGACAAAGCCGGAGAGTATTGTCAAGGCGACCATTGCGGGCAACAGCACAATGATGCACCTGTTACTGGGCATCTCTGCGGGAAGCATCCGCGTATCGCCATTCATTACCGTCGTAAACCACCCGCCTGTGATGACAGCTCGCGAGGTTGGTTTGAACATACACCCCGATGCCAGTGTAGATTGCCTGCCGGGTGTGGCAAGTTATGTAGGTGCGGACATCACCGCGGGCGTGCTGTCTTCCGGTATGGATACAGCCGAAGACACAACCTTGTTCCTCGATGTCGGAACAAACGGCGAAATTGTTTTGGGTGATCGAGACTGGCTGGTCACCTGTGCGTGCTCAGCAGGACCTGCGTTTGAAGGGGCGGGTGTCGTCAACGGTATGCGGGCGACGCAAGGCGCCATCGAAGAGGTATGGATCAACAGCGAAACGCTCGAACCGACGTACCGCGTCATTGGCGCGGGGAGGCCGAAGGGAATCTGCGGAAGTGGATTGATCTCCCTGCTTTCCGAGGCGTTCTTAACCGGCATCCTGGATAAGGCTGGGAACGTTAATTTAATGGCAAACAGTTCAAGGGTCCGCGAAGGAACGCACGGCGGCGAGTATGTTGTCGCGTGGAGTAAAGAGTCCGAAGCGGGTGAGGATATCGTCCTGTCGAGGGTTGATGTTGATAATTTATTGCGTGCCAAAGCCTCCATCTATGCGGGGTTTTCTGTGCTTGCCGAAACGGTCGGGATTTCGCTGGAGGCTGTTTCCAAAGTATTGGTGGGCGGCTCGTTTGGAAAATACATCAATGTTGAAAAAGCGGTACAGATCGGCCTTTTACCCGATATGGACTGGTCACGCTTTGAGTTTCTTGGCAATACCTCTGTGAAAGGCGCGTATTATGCGCTGCTCGATTGGCACCGGCGCGAACGGATTACCGAGATCGCAAAACGCATGACCTATATTGAACTTTCAGCGGATAATTCCTTTTATGAGGCGTTCACATCCGCATTATTTCTGCCGCATACGGACATGGATAGATTCCCGTCTGTGAAAGCTGCATTGCAAAAGAATTGA
- a CDS encoding dihydropteroate synthase, producing the protein MYIIGENIHIISEKVKEALAGRDREFFMDLAVKQVEAGAKAIDINLGPRKKDWAEVFPWIVETVETVVDVPLSIDTTNVDGMEAALQKITKAQPILNSTSAEPERLEKIPLLAKKYNARVIALTMRSEGIPVEADARVTIAVETLIPRMLEIDLPMENLIIDPLVLTVSGCQQYCPHLIETVRTLQYAWDPAPNISVGLSNVSNAVPNENRPLVNRVYLAMLMGVGLQMMIANPFDEEQNKVIHWIETKDTSSPLASVYNKIADRIAAGGEPQIEDFDLSDPEQSAIWKTTQILLNKVIYADSYLMN; encoded by the coding sequence ATGTATATCATTGGCGAAAACATTCACATCATTTCCGAGAAGGTCAAGGAGGCACTGGCCGGCAGGGACCGCGAGTTTTTCATGGATCTGGCAGTCAAGCAGGTGGAGGCCGGTGCGAAGGCGATCGACATCAACCTCGGTCCGCGCAAGAAGGATTGGGCGGAGGTCTTCCCGTGGATCGTGGAAACGGTCGAAACTGTCGTGGACGTACCGCTTTCGATTGACACCACCAACGTCGATGGTATGGAGGCGGCCTTGCAGAAGATCACCAAGGCACAGCCGATCCTAAACTCAACCTCGGCCGAACCTGAACGCCTGGAGAAAATTCCTCTGCTGGCGAAGAAGTACAACGCCAGGGTCATCGCGCTTACGATGCGGAGCGAAGGCATCCCCGTCGAAGCGGATGCACGTGTCACCATCGCGGTGGAGACGCTGATTCCCCGTATGTTGGAGATCGACCTGCCGATGGAGAATCTCATCATCGATCCGCTTGTGCTGACCGTTTCCGGCTGCCAGCAATACTGCCCGCATCTCATCGAAACGGTTCGGACCTTGCAATATGCCTGGGACCCCGCCCCCAACATCTCGGTCGGGTTGTCGAACGTCTCGAACGCCGTCCCGAACGAGAACCGTCCGCTCGTCAACCGCGTCTATCTGGCCATGCTGATGGGCGTCGGCTTGCAGATGATGATCGCCAATCCTTTCGATGAAGAACAGAATAAGGTCATCCACTGGATAGAGACGAAAGACACTAGTAGTCCGCTCGCCAGTGTCTACAATAAGATTGCAGATCGAATCGCGGCAGGCGGAGAACCACAGATCGAGGATTTCGACCTGTCCGACCCCGAACAGTCCGCGATTTGGAAGACCACGCAGATCCTGCTAAACAAGGTCATCTACGCGGATTCGTATTTGATGAACTAG
- the bfr gene encoding bacterioferritin — MKGDEKLLKNLNDLLADELTAISQLMVHSEMCDNWGYEKLHKKIEKQAIDEMHHAEWLIQRILFLEGTPMVSKLNEMKIGKNVLEMLTNDENAELDAIKAYNATVALAGEVDDQSTGDLLLTILKMEEGHHDWAKKQRTQMEQMGLENYLSNQAGEGE; from the coding sequence ATGAAAGGCGACGAAAAACTTCTAAAAAACCTCAACGACCTTCTGGCGGACGAATTGACCGCCATCAGCCAGTTAATGGTGCATTCCGAAATGTGTGATAACTGGGGATACGAAAAACTTCACAAAAAGATCGAGAAACAGGCAATTGACGAAATGCATCATGCCGAGTGGTTGATCCAGCGCATCCTGTTTTTGGAGGGGACGCCCATGGTCTCCAAGCTAAATGAAATGAAGATCGGCAAGAATGTGCTGGAAATGCTCACCAACGACGAGAACGCTGAACTGGATGCGATCAAAGCCTACAACGCAACGGTCGCGCTGGCTGGCGAAGTGGACGATCAATCCACGGGCGACCTGCTTCTGACCATCCTCAAGATGGAGGAGGGGCATCACGACTGGGCAAAGAAACAGCGTACCCAGATGGAGCAGATGGGGCTGGAGAACTACCTGAGCAATCAGGCGGGTGAGGGCGAGTAA
- a CDS encoding nitroreductase family deazaflavin-dependent oxidoreductase produces MTRKHEAVRKFNRAVYNRIVRLFAGKFVYALVRHTGRKSGREYSTPVVAEAKNDFIFIPLPYGADTDWYLNIQAAGKCSVKIKSKIYSAGCPVVVDADSALPAFSNFHQKAFKRFKIEEYLRLKVN; encoded by the coding sequence ATGACAAGGAAACACGAAGCTGTCCGCAAGTTCAATCGCGCGGTTTACAACCGCATCGTCCGGTTGTTTGCGGGAAAATTCGTTTACGCACTGGTTCGGCACACTGGCAGAAAATCGGGCAGGGAATATTCCACGCCTGTAGTAGCCGAGGCGAAGAATGATTTTATTTTTATTCCCCTTCCCTACGGAGCAGATACAGACTGGTACTTGAACATCCAAGCCGCAGGCAAATGCAGCGTGAAAATCAAAAGCAAAATCTATTCCGCTGGCTGCCCCGTAGTGGTGGACGCAGACTCCGCTCTGCCCGCTTTTTCGAATTTCCATCAAAAGGCATTCAAGAGATTTAAGATCGAAGAATATCTGCGCTTGAAAGTGAATTGA
- a CDS encoding GNAT family N-acetyltransferase: MLPDQIKTFREMVTLKDGVYVLLRPMVQTDRPHLDELFLPVRKEDMRYFRHDVKDPQVLQEWCDNLNYDEALPLLALVKEHAVGSGSLHFFKGPKRHIAEVRLFLSKEYRKRGLGMKMIRVLVEFARKQGLSTLIAEIIADKTKVVRAFEQLGFVSQCILEDYFMFPDGDCADVVFMTMRLKPRADEF, translated from the coding sequence ATGCTGCCAGACCAGATCAAAACCTTTCGAGAGATGGTAACACTCAAGGATGGAGTGTACGTGTTACTGAGACCCATGGTTCAAACGGACCGCCCGCATTTGGACGAACTCTTTCTGCCGGTTCGAAAGGAGGATATGCGCTACTTTCGGCACGATGTCAAAGACCCGCAGGTCTTGCAGGAATGGTGTGACAACCTGAACTATGACGAGGCCCTGCCGTTGCTGGCGCTCGTCAAGGAGCATGCCGTGGGTAGCGGCTCTCTGCATTTCTTCAAGGGTCCCAAGCGGCATATTGCGGAAGTGCGCCTGTTCCTTTCAAAGGAGTATCGCAAGCGCGGGCTTGGAATGAAAATGATCCGCGTGCTGGTGGAATTTGCCCGCAAACAGGGACTTTCGACCCTGATCGCAGAGATCATTGCCGACAAGACAAAAGTTGTACGCGCCTTCGAGCAGCTCGGTTTTGTCTCACAGTGCATCCTCGAAGATTATTTCATGTTCCCCGATGGCGATTGCGCGGATGTCGTTTTTATGACAATGCGTCTCAAACCGCGCGCCGACGAGTTCTAA